AATTCCCATGCATTTCTCGGAATATTCTTACCTCCTACATAAGCTTCCCAGTGACCTAATCCTCCACAACCACATCTCACCTTACCATTAAAGTTTACTATGAAGTGTCCTACTTCATGTGCATTGCCACTTTTTCCTATAAGGAGGTGCCCGTCTACTATTGCTCCCGCACCTACACCTGAGCTCAGGGTTATGTAGACCATATTCTGGATTCCCTTATAGTTGCCATATACGTATTCTCCCCAGACTGCGGCTTGGCAATCGTTCAGTAAGATAACTGGGGCTCCTAGCTTATCTTGTAATGCTTCTACTATAGGGTATGGCCCTATCTCTTTATTGGGTGTTTCAAGTATCCAGCCTTTCCTCAGGTCTAATGGTCCTATGCTAGCTATTGATGCTATGGAGAAGTTTTTCTTTTCCTTAGCATATTCGACTATCAGGTTGACTAGGGCTTCACCGCTTGACGGTGTTCTCATTTGAACTACGTCAGATAGTACCGGTTGCTTTTCTTCTTCCCACCCTATTGCAAGCCGGGTATTTGTAGCTCCTATGTCTACTAGG
This genomic interval from Candidatus Tiamatella incendiivivens contains the following:
- a CDS encoding ROK family protein, which gives rise to MKRILLVDIGATNTRLAIGWEEEKQPVLSDVVQMRTPSSGEALVNLIVEYAKEKKNFSIASIASIGPLDLRKGWILETPNKEIGPYPIVEALQDKLGAPVILLNDCQAAVWGEYVYGNYKGIQNMVYITLSSGVGAGAIVDGHLLIGKSGNAHEVGHFIVNFNGKVRCGCGGLGHWEAYVGGKNIPRNAWE